The following coding sequences lie in one Rutidosis leptorrhynchoides isolate AG116_Rl617_1_P2 chromosome 6, CSIRO_AGI_Rlap_v1, whole genome shotgun sequence genomic window:
- the LOC139855195 gene encoding class V chitinase CHIT5-like, translating to MRFSLCATAWLCLLAMFKAPISISAIDQGVRAGYWLSDSGLNVADIGQHISNFTHIYFAFATLSPNYILAEFSAGNIAQLNALVKAKSRSNPPIKTIMSIGGGDIAVSKLFSIMASQPASRAAFINSTVNVARQFMFDGIDVDWEFQQNQIDMNNLGLLFKELRANLETEAYTTGQVRLILTAAVSYAPVLMNDAPLAYPVQQMSQSLDWINIMAYDYYGSDWSKVTGMHTALYDPNSNLNTNYGVKAWINKGMPAKQIVLGLALYGRTWSLKNPNIHTIGSPAGPRKKDGGALTYSDVIEFNRVNKAYEVFDPVRVSWYCYSETTWISYEKNNSIALKVKYARAQGLRGYFFWYIGQDLTYELPRTASATWLS from the exons ATGAG GTTTTCTTTATGCGCCACTGCATGGCTATGTTTGTTAGCTATGTTCAAGGCCCCCATTAGTATTTCTGCTATAGATCAAGGAGTCAGGGCAGGGTATTGGCTTTCGGATAGTGGACTAAATGTGGCTGACATTGGCCAACATATATCCAACTTCACTCACATCTACTTCGCATTTGCTACTCTCTCTCCGAATTATATACTTGCCGAATTCTCAGCGGGCAATATAGCGCAACTAAACGCGCTTGTAAAAGCGAAGAGTCGTTCGAATCCACCAATTAAGACTATCATGTCCATTGGGGGTGGTGATATTGCTGTATCAAAACTATTTTCTATAATGGCAAGTCAACCGGCTTCTCGAGCCGCATTTATTAACTCAACTGTCAACGTAGCTAGACAATTCATGTTTGATGGAATCGATGTTGATTGGGAATTTCAACAGAATCAGATTGATATGAATAATCTAGGTTTGTTGTTTAAAGAATTGCGTGCGAACCTTGAAACGGAAGCCTATACCACTGGTCAGGTTCGACTTATATTAACCGCCGCTGTTAGTTATGCACCTGTCTTGATGAACGATGCTCCTCTAGCCTACCCTGTCCAACAGATGAGTCAATCTCTTGACTGGATTAATATAATGGCTTATGATTATTATGGTAGCGATTGGTCAAAAGTAACTGGCATGCATACTGCACTTTATGACCCAAACAGCAATCTTAACACAAATTATGGTGTAAAGGCGTGGATTAACAAAGGTATGCCTGCTAAACAGATTGTGCTTGGACTAGCATTGTACGGCCGAACATGGTCACTCAAAAACCCAAACATCCACACTATTGGGTCCCCCGCCGGCCCCCGCAAAAAAGATGGTGGTGCACTAACGTATTCCGACGTCATTGAGTTTAATAGGGTCAACAAAGCATATGAAGTGTTCGATCCCGTTAGAGTATCCTGGTATTGTTACTCGGAAACAACGTGGATCTCGTACGAAAAAAATAATTCAATCGCATTAAAGGTAAAATATGCACGAGCGCAAGGCTTGCGTGGGTACTTCTTTTGGTACATTGGACAAGATTTGACATATGAACTACCAAGAACAGCTTCGGCAACATGGTTGAGCTGA
- the LOC139852880 gene encoding tubulin beta-1 chain-like: protein MREILHIQAGQCGNQIGSKFWEVICNEHGIDSSGKYTGTTAESDLQLERINVYYNEASGGRYVPRSILMDLEPGTMDSIRSGPYGQIFRPDNFVFGQSGAGNNWAKGHYTEGAELIDSVLDVVRKEAENCDLLQGFQVCHSLGGGTGSGMGTLLISKIREEYPDRMMLTFSVFPSPKVSDTVVEPYNATLSVHQLVENADECMVLDNEALYDICFRTLKLTTPSFGDLNHLISATMSGVTCCLRFPGQLNSDLRKLAVNLIPFPRLHFFMVGFAPLTSRGSQQYISLTVPELTQQMWDSKNMMCAADPRHGRYLTASAMFRGKMSTKEVDEQIMNVQNKNSSYFVEWIPNNVKSSVCDIPPTGLKMASTFIGNSTSIQEMFRRVSEQFTAMFKRKAFLHWYTGEGMDEMEFTEAESNMNDLVAEYQQYQDATVEEEEYEDEEGEEQYEE from the exons atgagagAGATTTTGCACATTCAAGCAGGCCAATGCGGAAACCAAATCGGTTCCAAATTCTGGGAAGTAATCTGCAACGAACACGGAATCGATTCATCTGGTAAATACACAGGAACAACCGCTGAATCCGATTTACAGCTTGAAAGAATCAATGTTTATTATAATGAAGCTTCCGGTGGACGTTACGTTCCCCGGTCTATTTTAATGGATCTCGAACCGGGTACCATGGATAGTATCAGATCTGGACCGTACGGTCAAATATTTAGACCGGATAATTTTGTATTTGGTCAATCTGGTGCTGGGAATAATTGGGCGAAAGGGCATTATACTGAAGGGGCGGAGTTGATTGATTCTGTTCTTGATGTTGTTCGTAAAGAGGCTGAGAATTGTGATCTGTTACAAG GTTTTCAGGTATGCCACTCGCTTGGCGGAGGCACAGGGTCTGGAATGGGAACACTTTTGATTTCGAAGATAAGAGAAGAATACCCGGACAGAATGATGCTTACGTTTTCCGTTTTCCCTTCACCGAAAGTGTCTGATACGGTTGTTGAGCCATATAACGCCACACTCTCGGTTCACCAGCTGGTTGAAAACGCTGATGAATGTATGGTTCTCGATAACGAGGCTCTTTATGACATCTGTTTCAGGACCCTAAAGCTCACCACTCCAAGTT TTGGTGACCTGAACCATTTGATATCTGCAACCATGAGTGGTGTAACGTGCTGTTTGAGGTTTCCCGGTCAATTGAATTCTGATCTTCGAAAGCTCGCTGTTAATCTAATTCCGTTCCCGCGTCTCCATTTCTTCATGGTTGGTTTCGCGCCCCTCACTTCTCGTGGGTCCCAACAATACATATCTCTTACCGTCCCTGAGCTGACTCAGCAAATGTGGGACTCCAAGAACATGATGTGTGCAGCGGACCCACGTCATGGCCGGTACCTAACTGCCTCAGCCATGTTCCGAGGCAAAATGAGCACCAAAGAAGTTGATGAACAAATAATGAATGTTCAAAACAAGAACTCGTCTTACTTTGTTGAGTGGATCCCAAACAATGTTAAATCAAGTGTTTGTGATATTCCACCGACTGGGCTGAAAATGGCGTCCACTTTTATTGGAAACTCGACGTCAATTCAAGAAATGTTTAGAAGAGTGAGTGAGCAGTTTACAGCCATGTTTAAACGAAAGGCGTTTTTGCATTGGTATACAGGTGAAGGAATGGACGAAATGGAGTTTACTGAAGCTGAAAGTAACATGAATGATTTGGTGGCTGAATATCAGCAGTATCAGGATGCTACGGTTGAGGAAGAGGAGTATGAGGATGAAGAAGGTGAAGAACAGTACGAGGAGTAA
- the LOC139851312 gene encoding class V chitinase CHIT5-like, translated as MRFSLCVTAWLCLLAMFKAPFIIYAIDQGVRAGYWVSDSGQNVADIGQHISSFTHIFFAFATLSPNYILADFSAGEIAQLNALVKAKSGSNPPIKIIMSIGGGGNSTVSNLFSTMASQPASRATFINSTVNIARQFMFDGIDVDWEFPQNQNDMNNLGLLFKELRTKVETEANTSGRVRLILTAAVNYAPVLMNDAPLDFPVQQMSQSLDWINLMAYDYYGSGWSKVTGLHTALYDPDSNLNTDYGVKAWINKGMPAKQIVLGLALYGRTWTLNNPDMHTIGSPAGPRNGDGGALTYSDIIEFNRVNNANEVYDSVRVSWYCYSGTTWISYDKNNSIASKVGYARTQGLNGYFFWRIGQDLTWELPSTASATW; from the exons ATGAG GTTTTCTTTATGCGTCACTGCATGGCTATGTTTGTTAGCTATGTTCAAGGCCCCTTTTATTATTTATGCTATAGATCAAGGAGTCCGGGCAGGGTATTGGGTTTCGGATAGTGGACAAAATGTGGCTGACATTGGCCAACATATATCCAGCTTCACGCACATATTCTTCGCATTTGCTACACTCTCTCCGAATTATATACTTGCCGATTTCTCAGCAGGAGAAATAGCGCAACTAAACGCGCTTGTAAAAGCGAAGAGTGGTTCAAATCCACCAATTAAGATTATCATGTCCATTGGAGGTGGTGGTAATAGTACTGTATCAAACCTATTCTCTACAATGGCAAGTCAACCGGCTTCTCGAGCCacatttattaactctactgtcaACATAGCTAGACAATTCATGTTTGATGGAATCGATGTTGATTGGGAGTTTCCACAGAATCAGAACGATATGAATAACCTAGGTTTGTTGTTTAAGGAATTGCGTACAAAGGTTGAAACAGAAGCTAATACCTCTGGTCGAGTTCGACTTATATTAACCGCCGCTGTTAATTATGCACCTGTCTTGATGAACGATGCTCCTCTAGACTTCCCTGTCCAACAGATGAGTCAATCTCTTGACTGGATTAATTTAATGGCTTATGATTATTATGGTAGCGGTTGGTCAAAAGTAACTGGCTTGCATACTGCACTTTATGACCCAGACAGCAATCTTAACACAGATTATGGTGTAAAGGCTTGGATTAACAAAGGTATGCCTGCTAAACAGATTGTGCTTGGACTAGCATTGTACGGCCGAACATGGACACTCAATAACCCAGACATGCACACTATTGGGTCCCCCGCCGGCCCCCGCAATGGAGATGGTGGTGCACTAACGTATTCCGACATCATTGAGTTTAATAGGGTCAACAACGCAAATGAAGTGTACGATTCCGTCAGGGTATCCTGGTATTGTTACTCGGGAACAACATGGATCTCGTACGATAAAAACAATTCAATCGCATCAAAGGTTGGATATGCGCGAACGCAAGGCTTGAATGGGTACTTCTTTTGGCGCATTGGACAAGATTTGACATGGGAACTACCAAGTACAGCTTCGGCAACATGGTAG